A segment of the Collimonas fungivorans genome:
GAAATTGTATGTCATCGGGACCCGGTGATGAGGCGTTATCCAAAGACTGGCCTCTGCATTTGTGTGAGACATGCAAGCGTTTGTAACCCGATGTTGCGTAGCCAAGCTGCCGTGCTAGCGTGTAACTACCATCGATTCCTCGTAGTCTGGAGCAAAAAAATGAGCAACAATAAAAATACCTCGATGTCGCTGATGCTGAGCGTTTGCGTAGCGGTGCTGCCGCTGGCCGCCTGCGACAAAAAACCCGACGTCGCGCCTGCCCCCCAGCCGCAGCAAGCACCGGCGGCACAAGCAGCCCCTGCCTATGTACCGCCAACCGCCGACCAGCTGTATCAGCTGGTCGGCCCCATCGCGCTGTTTCCCGACAAGCTGGTGGCGCAGGTGCTGGCTGCATCCAGCTATCCGGACCAGATCACCGCCGCCGACAACTGGCTAGCGCAAAACAAGAACCTGAAAGGGGCTCAGCTGCAGGATGCGGCCAACCAGCAGCCTTGGGACGTCAGCGTCAAAGGCTTGACGCAGTTTCCCAGCGTGCTGGACCAGATGGCGCGCAACATCCCCTGGACCTCGGCCCTTGGCGACGCTTACGTCAACGATCCCAGCGACGTCATGAATGCGATCCAGGTGATGCGTCAGCGCGCTGCCAGCAGCGGCAACCTGAAAGACAGCAAACAGCAGCGCATCGCCGTCAGGCCGCGCGTGCAGCCGGCGCCGCCCACGGACTATGCGCCGCCGCCTGGCGAACCGCTGGTCTACGCCGGCCCGGAAATGGTTGCGCCGCCGCCAGAAACCATCGTGATCGAGCCGGCCGAACCTGATGTGGTGTATGTGCCGGCCTACAATCCCGGCGTAGTCTATGGCCAGCCGTTGCCGGTCTATCCCGGTTATACCTACGAACCCCCTCCCCGTTATTATCCGCCGGGCGAGATAGTCACCGCCGGCGTGATTACCTTCGGCCTCGGCGTCGCCGTCGGCGCAGTGATCAGCCATCACGACTGGGGCTGGAATTCCTGGGGCGTGCATTGGGGCGGCGATGGCGGCGGCGGCAACTGGCGCGGCGGCGACCGCGACCATGGCTGGCACCGGCCCGCGGTTGTGTACAACAACAATACCTATGTGTCGCGCTCGACGACGATCGTCAATCGCGTGACCAACAACTACAACAACACCTACAACAACAGTACGGTGAACAACAACACCCGCAATAATTTTGGCGGCCCCGCCAATAATCCCGCCGCGGCCAACGGCGGACGCCCCCCCGGCCAGCCGGGCGGCGGCGGTGCTCCTAATTTCTTCAATGGGCAGCGGCCGAATCCGGCGGCGCAAGCGAATCCTGCACAGTCGCAGCCACAGCAGCGTCCGAACCAGAATGCAACACCGTTTGCCGGCAATCCGCGGCCGAACCATGGGCAGCCGGATTTCAGCCACATGAGCCGGCCCGATTTCGGCAAGACCCCGCCGCAGGCGAACGGCGGCGCGCCTAACGCCAATCAACTGGCGCGTCCGGGATTTCTCCATCCGGCTCCCGGCCAGCCGCAAGCTAGTGAACCGGGGCAGAAACCATTGCCGAACCAGCTACAGCAAAACGCGCAGAGCCGACGCCCGGGTCAGCCGAGGAACCTGGATGCAGAAAACCCTGTAAACCTGCATAAGAATCCTTTCAACGGCAATGTTCCAAGGCCGAACGTCAATCGGCCCGCCATGCCCGAGGCGGCAAGACCGCAGCCAACGCCGCAACCTCAGGCGCAGCCGCAAAACCTGCCTAATCGGCAGCCGGAACAGTTCCAGCATCGGCCTGAAGGCGGCCAGCAAATGCATCAGGAACCGAACCGGCCGGCGGGCAATCCCGGACCGCAGTTTTTCAACCATCCGGAATCGCGGCCGCAAGCAGCGCCGCAGCCACAGGCGCAACCCCATCCGCAGCCTCAGATACAGCAGCCGCGGCCGCAACCGGCGCCGCAACCGGCGCCTCAGATGCAACGGCCACAACCGCAGCCGCAAATGCAGCAGCCGCGACCACAGCCACAACCTCAAGTGCAGGCGCAGCATCCGCCTCAGCAAAATCACGAGCAGCCGCATGGGAACAATATCCATCCGCAGAAAAAGGATGACGATCACAAATGAGCGTGTCGAAAAAATGCAATTGAGAAGAGTCGCCGCAGGAACTCCGGCGCAATAAAAAGGCTGGCTGAACACAAGGTTCAGTGTAGGGTGGGCACGCTTTTGTGCCCACCCTACTTCTTGGCAAGCCAGCCGCGACAGGAACTCCGGCTCAACAAAAAAGCTGGCTGAACACAGAGTTCAGCCAGCTTTTTCATTTACAACGCGCGCTATCGGGTTTGCTACGCTTAAGCTTGCAAGGTCATCAGGCTGGCGTTGCCGCCGGCGGCGGTGGTGTTGACGCAAACCGCGCGTTCGGCCAGCAGGCGCCACAAGGGAATCGAAGCGTATTCCGAGGTTTCCAGCAACGGCACCAGCGCCCCGCCTTGTTCTCCGAGCGCGGTCAGCAAAGGACGCAGGCGCGCAGTGCCCGCGCCGTCGACCAGGGCCAGCTGCAAACGGGTGGCGTGGTCGCTGCCGGCAAGCTGGTCGACCACACGGATCGCAGCGCGCACCGCGCGCGGCAAACCTTCCGGGATCATGGCCGACGAGCCGGCCTCGACCACCGGCAGGTTGCCGGTAGCGAACACCGCCGCCAATTGATTCAGCATGGCGCCGACGTTATCCGCGCTGCACAGGATCGCGCCGCGCGGCGCGAACGACAGGCTGTTGCGTTCGCCGGTCGGGCCCGGCAGCACCAGTGAAGTGCCGAGCCAGCTGGCGTGCATGTATTCCTCGCCCAGCGCGGCGATGCGCTGGTGGCCGTGGGTCCTGGCCCAGCTCAGCAAGGCTTGCAGCACCGGTGTGGCGTTTGCTGCTTCGGGATTCGGCGCATGGATCGTGTGCGCCCCCAGCGATACCGCGGGATTGCGCTGCAGGCGTTTCAGGTACAACGGCCCGCCGGCTTTTGGTCCGGTGCCGGATTTCCCTTCGCCGCCAAACGGCTGTACGCCGACCACCGCACCGACGATGTTGCGATTGACGTAGATGTTGCCGACGTGGGCGTGGGCGACGATGAAATCGATGGTTTCATCGATGCGCGAATGGATGCCGAGAGTCAGGCCGTAACCGCTGCCGTTGATGGCGTCGACCAGTTGCGGCAGCTCGTTGCGCGCGTAACGCAGCACATGCAATACCGGGCCGAACACTTCGCGCTTCAGTTCCGACATGGAGCCGATTTCGATCAGCGCAGGGGCAACGAAAGTGCCATGTTGTTGTTCGGGCGGCAGCGGCAGCTGGTAGAAATCCTTGGCCGTGGCGCGCATCGTTTCGATATGCGCCAGCAGCTGGCCCTGGGCGTCGGCATCGATCACCGGACCGATGTCGGTGACGAGGCGGTCCGGATTGCCGATCCGCAGTTCCTGCATGGCGCCCTTCAGCATATGCAGGGTGCGGTCGGCGATATCGTTTTGCAGGCACAGCACGCGCAAGGCGGAGCAGCGCTGGCCGGCGCTGTCGAAAGCGGAATTCAGCACGTCTTGCACCACCTGTTCCGGCAGTGCGCTGGAATCGACGATCAAGGCATTCTGGCCGCCGGTTTCAGCGATCAGCGGCAAGTCCACCGACTCTGCCAGCGAGCGTTTGGCCAAGGTGCGGTTGATGATCTGTGCGACCTCGGTAGAACCAGTGAAAATCACTCCCTTGACGCGCGCATCGGCGGTCAGCGTGGCGCCGACGGTATCGCCCTGGCCCGGCAGGAATTGCAACGCGGCCGGCGGCACGCCGGCTTCATGCAGCAGCTGCACCGCGCGAGCGGCGATCAGCGGCGTCTGTTCGGCCGGCTTCGCCAGCACCACATTGCCGGCTGCCAGCGCAGCGCTGACTTCGCCGATGAAAATCGCCAGCGGGAAATTCCACGGGCTGATGCATACCACCGGTCCCAGCGCCAAGGCATTCTGGGTATGCCGCACCTGCGCCGCGTAGTAGCGTAGGAAATCGACCGCTTCGCGCACTTCGGCAATCGCGTTCGGCAATGACTTCCCTGCTTCGCGGATCGCCAGCGCAATCAGTTCCAGCTGGTGCACTTCAAACAGGGCTGCGGCGCGTTCCAGCTTGTCGGCCCGTTCCGCCGGCGGCAGGGTTTGCCAGTCCATGGCGTAGACGCTGGCGGCATGCAAGGCCTTGTCGACATCGGCGACGCTGGCTTCGACCACGCTGCCCACCACATCGCGCTTGTCGGCCGGATTCAATATCGGACGCGCAGCCTGGCTGTAAGTTTGCAGCTCAGCCAGCATTGGCGTGGCATGCCATTGCTGCTTGCCGAACACGCCAAAAGCACTGTCGATCTGGCGCAGGACTTCTTCACTGCTCAGGTCCAGGCCGGCCGAATTCTTGCGCTCCGCGCCGTACATCGCGGGCGGCAGGGCGATCTGCGGATGCGGCTCGCCGCCCAGCTGTTGCGCGGCTTGCAGCGGATCGGCGATGAGCGAATCGATGCTCACGCTTTCGTCGACGATCTGGTTTACGAACGAAGAATTGGCGCCGTTTTCCAGCAGGCGCCGCACCAGGTAAGCCAGCAGGGTCTGGTGCGAACCGACCGGCGCATAAATCCGGCAAGGCTTGTCCAGCATGTCTTTGCCGACCACCTGGTCGTACAAGGTTTCGCCCATGCCGTGCAGGCACTGGAATTCATAGTCGGTGATGTTTTTTTCCTGCGCCCAGCTGTAGATGGTCGCCAATGTATGCGCGTTGTGGGTAGCGAACTGCGGATAGATGACATCGGTGGAGGCCAGTAGTTTCTGGGCGCAGGTCAGGTAGGAAACGTCGGTGTACACCTTGCGCGTGTATACCGGGAAGCCGGGCAAGCCGTCGACTTGCGCGCGCTTGATCTCGGAATCCCAATACGCGCCCTTGACCAGCCGCACCATGAACTTGCGGCCGCTGCGGTGCGCCAGGTCGACCAAGTAGTCGATCACGAAAGGACAGCGTTTCTGGTAACCCTGCACCACAAAGCCGATGCCCTCGAAACCGGCCAGCTCGGCGTCGAACGCCAGCGCTTCCATCAGGTCCAGCGACAGTTCCAGGCGGTCCGCTTCTTCGGCGTCGATGTTGAGGCCGATGTCATATTGCTTGGCCAGCAGCAGCAGCTGTTTCAGGCGCGGCAGCAATTCTTCCATGGTGCGTTGCCGCTGCGCGCGCGAATAACGCGGATGCAGCGCCGACAGCTTGACCGAGATGCCCGGGCCCTGCTTGATGCCGCGGCCGTTCGATGCCTTGCCGATGGCATGGATCGCATCTTCGTACGAGCGGTAATAAGAGGCCGCATCTTCTTCCGTCAACGCCGCTTCGCCCAGCATGTCGTAGGAATAGCGGTAGCCGCGTTTTTCATTGTCGCGGCTGTTGCCAAGCGCTTCGGCGATGGTCTGGCCGGTGACGAACTGGTTGCCCAGCATGCGCATGGCGACGTCGACGCCCTTGCGGATCAGCGGTTCGCCGCCGCGCCCGATCAGTTTGGTCAGGGCCGAACCCAGGCCGCGTTCGCTATTGGTGGCGACCAGCTTGCCGGTAATCAGCAGACCCCAGGTGGCGGCATTGACGAACAGCGACGGCGATTCGCCCAGGTGGCTGCCCCAGTCGCCCTTGCTGATCTTGTCGGCGATCAGGCGGTCGGCGGTCTGGTGGTCCGGAATGCGCAGCAGCGCTTCGGCCAGGCACATCAGCGCCACGCCCTCTTCCGACGACAGCGAGAATTCGTGCATTAAGGCGTCGACGCCGGACGCGCGCGTACGTTTTTCGCGCACCGCCTGCACCAGCTTGCGCGCCAGCGCCTGGCTGGCGGCATGCGAGCCGGTGCTGGTTTGCACTTGCGCCAGCAGCCATTGCACGGCCAGGGTTTCATCGCGCCGGTAAGCGGCGGTGATGGCGGCGCGCAATGACGTCGGCTCGCTCATGACTTCCCGGTGGAAGACGCTGAATGCGGGGCTGAACATGGCAGGGGAAGTAGGGTCGGGCTTGGATGACGGCTGTAGCGGCGGCATGGCGGTTGTCTCGGTGAGGATATTGGTTTTGTTAATTTGCTTTAGAGCATTATTTAGTGCATCAATCACAGCGACCGGTTTAACAGTCCGGGAAAGTGAAGTTGTTCGATTGTAGGCGGCATCGGCATGGATTAATTCTGGTAATAATGGTCGCTATCAAAATTTTGTTATTGGTGAGAAAATTTAACCGAATAAAATTTTTCGGAAGATAGTGCATGCTTGACAAGATCAGCAAGAAAATCCTGGCCGAATTGCAGAACGATGGCCGCATCAGCAACGTCGACCTGTCTGCCCGCGTCAACTTGTCACCCGCCGCCTGCCTGGAGCGCGTCCGCAAACTGCAGGAAGCCGGCTACATCCTGCACTACACCGCCCAGCTCAATCCGCAGCTGCTGGACGTCGCCTTGCTGGTGTTTATCGAAGTGGTGCTGGACCGCACCACGCCGGAAGTCTTCGAAGCGTTCAGCCAGAGCGTGCAGATCATTCCCGAGGTGCTGGAGTGCCACATGGTGGCCGGCGGTTTCGATTACCTGGTCAAGGCGCGCGTCAAGGACATGAACGCCTACCGCGAGTTTCTCGGCAAGTCGCTGCTGCAGCTCAAGGGCGTGCGCGAGACGCACACCTACGCGGTGATGGAAGAGGTCAAGCACACCACAAAACTGCCGATTCGCTGAGGGCCGGCAGTTACAGTTCGTTGGCAGATCGTGTCACAATAGTTGTCCTTGTATCATCAGAACAACTATCTTGGAGAAGACACATCATGCAATTGCCGGGAATTCCACACAAATTATTGTTTAGCCTGATTTGCGGTTTGAGCGGACATGCCGCCATCGCTGTCGCAGCATCCGCGCCTTTGCCGACCGCCATATCCGCTGCTGCCGACGCTGCCCGCTCTGAAATCGCCCAGCAAGCCAAGGCCCTGGAACCGGCGCTGCTGGAGACGCGGCGCGATATCCATGCGCATCCGGAACTGGGCAATGTCGAGAAGCGTACCGGCGAACTGGTGGCGGCGCAGTTGCGCGCCCTGGGACTGGAGGTACGGACCGGCGTTGCACGCACCGGCGTAGTGGCGATACTGAAAGGCGGCTTGCCCGGCCCGGTCGTCGCCTTGCGCGCCGATATGGATGCGTTGCCGGTGAAGGAAGTATCGGACCTGCCGTTCGCTTCGCACAGCAAAGGCCGTTACCTGGACAAGGATGTCGACGTCATGCACGCCTGTGGCCACGATGCGCATACGGCGATCCTGCTGACCACGGCCAGGATCCTGAGCGACATGCGGGTGCGCCTGCCGGGCACCGTGGTGTTCTATTTCCAGCCGGCGGAAGAAGGCCCTAGCGATTTCGTGCCGGACGGGAAAAACACTTGGGGCGCAAAAATGATGGTGCAGGAAGGCGTGATGAAAGCGCCCAAGCCGGATGCAGTGTTCGGCCTGCATGTGTGGGCCGGGATTCCCGCTGGCCAGATCGCCTATCGCGCCGGTCCGACGCTGGCCAGTTCCGACGACCTGCGCATCCGCATCCTCGGCAAGCAGACCCATGCCGGCCGGCCGTGGGACGGCATCGATCCGATCACCGTCAGCGCCGAAGCGCTGGTGGGCCTGCAAACCGTGGTCAGCCGCCGCACCGATATTTCTTCCTTCCCGTCGGTGGTCAGCATCGGCACGATCAACGGCGGCACCCGCTATAACATCATCCCGGAATCGGTCGACATGACCGGCACCATCCGTTCCTACGACTATGGCATCCGCCAGAAGCTGCATGCGAACGTGCGCCAGACCGTGGAGAAGATCGCCGAGAGCGGCGGCGCCAAGGCCGAAGTCACCATCATCGAAAAATACGATCCGACCATCAACGACGCCGGCCTGACCGAAAAAATGGGCCCCACCTTGCGCTGGGCCGCACAAAACGATGTGACGCAGAGTCCGCTGGTCGGCGGCGCCGAAGATTTTTCTTTCTTTGCGAAAGAGGCGCCCGGCTTGTTCGTGTTCCTCGGCATCACGCCGCGCGGCCAGGATATGGCAAAGGCCGCGCCGAACCACAATCCGGGATTCTTCGTGGATGAATCGGCGCTGGTGGTCGGCGTGCGCACCATGGCGTCGCTGGCGACCGATTACCTGTACGCCGCTGCTGCGCCACGCTAAACCGGTTTCCTGCTCAGGTGCTGCTGCGTATCGCCAGCTTGAAGCCGAGGTCGACGCTGGTGGTTTCCGGCGTCTCGTGCCTGAGCAGCTTGATCAATAACTGGGCGGCGGTAAACCCGATGTCGTAGCGCGGCGTGACGATCGTAGTGATGCCGGGATTGGCGAAGGCCGACCACGGCAAATCGTTGAAACCGGCGATCGCCATCTGGCCCGGCACCGACAGGCCGCGCCGCTGGCACTCGAACAGGACGCCCAGCGCCAGGTCGTCGTTGCAACAGAACACCGCATCGCAGGCTGGCGTCTGCTGCAGGATCTGGCCCAACATCTTGGTGCCCAGCTCCACCGTCGACGGCGCCGGCGTCAGCACTTCGATATCGGGGTTGATGCCGGCTTCCGACAAAGCCTTGCGAAAACCGTGGCGGCGTTTCATCATGCGCGGATCAAGCTGGGCGCCGAGGAAACCGGGCTGGCGGTAGCCGCGTTCGATCAGATGGCGGGCGATGCTGTAGCCCGCATCTTCGTGCGAAAAACCGACTGTGACCTCGCTGTTTTCCGGGTTCAGGTCGAACATGCGCACGGCTGGCACATTGTGCGTCGCCAGTTGCTCGCGCAGCGCATCCTGCTGTTCTATGCCGCTCAGCAAAAAACCGTCCGGCGCATGCGCCAGGTAAGTGCTGATCAGCTGGCTTTCCTTGTCCGGCGAATAGCTGCTTTCGCCGATCAGGAATTTATAGCCGTGCTGGTTCAGGCTGTCGCGGATCCCGGTCAGC
Coding sequences within it:
- a CDS encoding DUF3300 domain-containing protein, with translation MSNNKNTSMSLMLSVCVAVLPLAACDKKPDVAPAPQPQQAPAAQAAPAYVPPTADQLYQLVGPIALFPDKLVAQVLAASSYPDQITAADNWLAQNKNLKGAQLQDAANQQPWDVSVKGLTQFPSVLDQMARNIPWTSALGDAYVNDPSDVMNAIQVMRQRAASSGNLKDSKQQRIAVRPRVQPAPPTDYAPPPGEPLVYAGPEMVAPPPETIVIEPAEPDVVYVPAYNPGVVYGQPLPVYPGYTYEPPPRYYPPGEIVTAGVITFGLGVAVGAVISHHDWGWNSWGVHWGGDGGGGNWRGGDRDHGWHRPAVVYNNNTYVSRSTTIVNRVTNNYNNTYNNSTVNNNTRNNFGGPANNPAAANGGRPPGQPGGGGAPNFFNGQRPNPAAQANPAQSQPQQRPNQNATPFAGNPRPNHGQPDFSHMSRPDFGKTPPQANGGAPNANQLARPGFLHPAPGQPQASEPGQKPLPNQLQQNAQSRRPGQPRNLDAENPVNLHKNPFNGNVPRPNVNRPAMPEAARPQPTPQPQAQPQNLPNRQPEQFQHRPEGGQQMHQEPNRPAGNPGPQFFNHPESRPQAAPQPQAQPHPQPQIQQPRPQPAPQPAPQMQRPQPQPQMQQPRPQPQPQVQAQHPPQQNHEQPHGNNIHPQKKDDDHK
- the putA gene encoding trifunctional transcriptional regulator/proline dehydrogenase/L-glutamate gamma-semialdehyde dehydrogenase → MDALNNALKQINKTNILTETTAMPPLQPSSKPDPTSPAMFSPAFSVFHREVMSEPTSLRAAITAAYRRDETLAVQWLLAQVQTSTGSHAASQALARKLVQAVREKRTRASGVDALMHEFSLSSEEGVALMCLAEALLRIPDHQTADRLIADKISKGDWGSHLGESPSLFVNAATWGLLITGKLVATNSERGLGSALTKLIGRGGEPLIRKGVDVAMRMLGNQFVTGQTIAEALGNSRDNEKRGYRYSYDMLGEAALTEEDAASYYRSYEDAIHAIGKASNGRGIKQGPGISVKLSALHPRYSRAQRQRTMEELLPRLKQLLLLAKQYDIGLNIDAEEADRLELSLDLMEALAFDAELAGFEGIGFVVQGYQKRCPFVIDYLVDLAHRSGRKFMVRLVKGAYWDSEIKRAQVDGLPGFPVYTRKVYTDVSYLTCAQKLLASTDVIYPQFATHNAHTLATIYSWAQEKNITDYEFQCLHGMGETLYDQVVGKDMLDKPCRIYAPVGSHQTLLAYLVRRLLENGANSSFVNQIVDESVSIDSLIADPLQAAQQLGGEPHPQIALPPAMYGAERKNSAGLDLSSEEVLRQIDSAFGVFGKQQWHATPMLAELQTYSQAARPILNPADKRDVVGSVVEASVADVDKALHAASVYAMDWQTLPPAERADKLERAAALFEVHQLELIALAIREAGKSLPNAIAEVREAVDFLRYYAAQVRHTQNALALGPVVCISPWNFPLAIFIGEVSAALAAGNVVLAKPAEQTPLIAARAVQLLHEAGVPPAALQFLPGQGDTVGATLTADARVKGVIFTGSTEVAQIINRTLAKRSLAESVDLPLIAETGGQNALIVDSSALPEQVVQDVLNSAFDSAGQRCSALRVLCLQNDIADRTLHMLKGAMQELRIGNPDRLVTDIGPVIDADAQGQLLAHIETMRATAKDFYQLPLPPEQQHGTFVAPALIEIGSMSELKREVFGPVLHVLRYARNELPQLVDAINGSGYGLTLGIHSRIDETIDFIVAHAHVGNIYVNRNIVGAVVGVQPFGGEGKSGTGPKAGGPLYLKRLQRNPAVSLGAHTIHAPNPEAANATPVLQALLSWARTHGHQRIAALGEEYMHASWLGTSLVLPGPTGERNSLSFAPRGAILCSADNVGAMLNQLAAVFATGNLPVVEAGSSAMIPEGLPRAVRAAIRVVDQLAGSDHATRLQLALVDGAGTARLRPLLTALGEQGGALVPLLETSEYASIPLWRLLAERAVCVNTTAAGGNASLMTLQA
- a CDS encoding Lrp/AsnC ligand binding domain-containing protein; its protein translation is MLDKISKKILAELQNDGRISNVDLSARVNLSPAACLERVRKLQEAGYILHYTAQLNPQLLDVALLVFIEVVLDRTTPEVFEAFSQSVQIIPEVLECHMVAGGFDYLVKARVKDMNAYREFLGKSLLQLKGVRETHTYAVMEEVKHTTKLPIR
- a CDS encoding amidohydrolase, with the translated sequence MQLPGIPHKLLFSLICGLSGHAAIAVAASAPLPTAISAAADAARSEIAQQAKALEPALLETRRDIHAHPELGNVEKRTGELVAAQLRALGLEVRTGVARTGVVAILKGGLPGPVVALRADMDALPVKEVSDLPFASHSKGRYLDKDVDVMHACGHDAHTAILLTTARILSDMRVRLPGTVVFYFQPAEEGPSDFVPDGKNTWGAKMMVQEGVMKAPKPDAVFGLHVWAGIPAGQIAYRAGPTLASSDDLRIRILGKQTHAGRPWDGIDPITVSAEALVGLQTVVSRRTDISSFPSVVSIGTINGGTRYNIIPESVDMTGTIRSYDYGIRQKLHANVRQTVEKIAESGGAKAEVTIIEKYDPTINDAGLTEKMGPTLRWAAQNDVTQSPLVGGAEDFSFFAKEAPGLFVFLGITPRGQDMAKAAPNHNPGFFVDESALVVGVRTMASLATDYLYAAAAPR
- a CDS encoding LacI family DNA-binding transcriptional regulator — encoded protein: MTSQELKPQRHSRASGRVTIVDVARLARVSPMTVSRALKTPALVQLEARDRIAAAIKQLGYVPNQAASTLASAKSQVIGVIVPSLSNSVFVDTLTGIRDSLNQHGYKFLIGESSYSPDKESQLISTYLAHAPDGFLLSGIEQQDALREQLATHNVPAVRMFDLNPENSEVTVGFSHEDAGYSIARHLIERGYRQPGFLGAQLDPRMMKRRHGFRKALSEAGINPDIEVLTPAPSTVELGTKMLGQILQQTPACDAVFCCNDDLALGVLFECQRRGLSVPGQMAIAGFNDLPWSAFANPGITTIVTPRYDIGFTAAQLLIKLLRHETPETTSVDLGFKLAIRSST